The following proteins come from a genomic window of Mauremys mutica isolate MM-2020 ecotype Southern chromosome 7, ASM2049712v1, whole genome shotgun sequence:
- the KLC2 gene encoding kinesin light chain 2, with amino-acid sequence MATMVYPREEKLSQDEIVLGTKAVIQGLETLRSEHHSILATLLDPRNCLDKQHEASTVQEKSSLLRKSLDAIELGLGEAQVIIALSSHLSAVESEKQKLRAQVRRLVQENQWLRDELAGTQQKLQRSEQAVAQLEEEKKHLEFMNQIKKFDDDISPSEEKNGEAAKDSLDDLFPSDDDQGQGPTPGSGEAAAQHGGYEIPARLRTLHNLVIQYASQGRYEVAVPLCKQALEDLEKTSGHDHPDVATMLNILALVYRDQNKYKEAAHLLNDALAIREKTLGKDHPAVAATLNNLAVLYGKRGKYKEAEPLCKRALEIREKVLGRFHPDVAKQLNNLALLCQNQGKAEEVQYYYGRALEIYESRLGPDDPNVAKTKNNLASCYLKQGKYKEAEALYKEILTRAHEKEFGSVNGENKPIWMHAEEREESKDRRKDSVPYREYGSWYKACKVDSPTVNTTLKSLGALYRRQGKLEAAETLEECAMKTRKQGVHAISQTRVVELLKDGGRSERRPSRESLPNSAAKAENGPGPEDGIGTEWAGDGSGALRRSGSFGKLRDALRRSSEMLVKKLQGSSPQEPRNLGMKRASSLNFLNKSVEELSPPTSSSLSESRGLSASTVDLSRRSSLLG; translated from the exons ATGGCGACCATGGTGTACCCGCGAGAGGAGAAGCTGAGCCAGGATGAGATTGTGCTGGGCACCAAGGCAGTGATCCAAGGCCTGGAGACGCTGCGCAGTGAGCACCACTCCATCCTGGCCACCCTGCTGGACCCCAGGAACTGCCTGGACAAGCAGCACGAGGCCAGCACTGTGCAGGAGAAGTCCAGCCTGCTGCGCAAGTCCCTGGATGCCATcgagctgggcctgggggaggcCCAG GTGATCATTGCTCTGTCGAGCCACCTGAGCGCGGTGGAGTCGGAGAAGCAGAAGCTGCGGGCCCAGGTGCGGCGCCTGGTGCAGGAGAACCAGTGGCTGCGGGACGAGCTGGCGGGCACCCAGCAGAAGCTGCAGCGCAGTGAGCAGGCCGTGgcacagctggaggaggagaagaagcacCTGGAGTTCATGAACCAGATCAAGAAGTTTGACGATGACATCTCCCCCTCG GAGGAGAAGAATGGAGAGGCAGCCAAGGACTCGCTGGATGACCTGTTCCCCAGCGACGACGACCAGGGCCAAG GACCGACGCCCGGCAGCGGGGAGGCCGCCGCCCAGCACGGGGGCTATGAGATCCCAGCGCGGCTGCGCACGCTGCACAACCTGGTGATCCAGTACGCCTCGCAGGGGCGCTATGAGGTGGCCGTGCCGCTCTGCAAGCAGGCGCTGGAGGACCTGGAGAAGACCTCGGGCCACGACCACCCTGATGTGGCCACCATGCTCAACATCCTGGCATTGGTGTACAG GGACCAGAACAAGTACAAGGAGGCTGCTCATCTTCTCAACGACGCGCTGGCCATCCGGGAAAAGACCCTGGGCAAGGACCACCCTGCT GTGGCTGCCACCCTGAACAACCTGGCTGTGCTGTACGGCAAGAGGGGCAAGTACAAGGAGGCCGAGCCGCTGTGCAAGAGAGCGCTGGAGATCCGCGAGAAg gtgctGGGCCGGTTCCACCCCGACGTTGCAAAGCAGCTGAACAACCTGGCGCTGCTGTGCCAGAACCAGGGCAAGGCGGAGGAGGTGCAGTACTACTATGGGCGGGCGCTGGAGATCTACGAGAGCCGCCTGGGCCCTGATGACCCCAACGTTGCCAAGACCAAGAACAACCTG GCATCCTGCTACCTGAAACAGGGCAAGTACAAAGAGGCCGAGGCGCTGTACAAGGAGATCCTGACTCGGGCACACGAGAAGGAGTTTGGCTCAGTCAATG GAGAGAACAAGCCGATCTGGATGCATGCAGAGGAACGCGAGGAGAGCAAG GACAGGCGCAAGGACAGTGTTCCCTACAGGGAGTACGGCAGCTGGTACAAGGCCTGCAAGGTGGACAG ccccacagtGAACACGACCCTGAAGAGCCTGGGGGCTCTGTACCGGCGccagggcaagctggaggccGCTGAGACGTTGGAGGAGTGTGCCATGAAAACCCGCAAGCAG GGCGTGCACGCCATCAGCCAGACCAGGGTGGTGGAGCTGCTGAAGGATGGGGGCCGATCGGAGCGCCGGCCCAGCCGGGAGAGCCTGCCCAACAGTGCTGCCAAGGCTGAGAACGGGCCCGGGCCCGAGGACGGGATAGGCACAGAATGGGCTGGG gatggCTCTGGAGCCCTGCGCCGGAGTGGCTCCTTTGGGAAGCTGCGGGATGCCCTGCGCCGGAGCAGCGAGATGCTGGTGAAGAAGCTGCAGGGGAGCAGCCCCCAGGAGCCCAGGAACCTGGG GATGAAACGGGCCAGTTCCCTGAACTTCCTCAACAAGAGCGTGGAGGAGTTGAGCCCG CCAACCAGCAGCAGCCTCTCAGAGAGCCGGGGCCTGAGCGCCAGCACTGTGGACCTGTCCAGACGCAGCTCCTTGCTGGGGTGA